The genomic stretch aatttggctgtttttgtaattttttcaatcagttttatttcagttttacttttagttcTTTTAGCATACCAAGTGAAACTAAATGGCATTATGACTGGttagatcacctgtcaatcaaactgtcTGAGAAGGGTCAACTGAGCTCACTGATTTGGACACATTGTGATATTTTAGCACCTGACTGACTGCGGGTGTGTTTACAGGGTGTGTAGTTTGGTTGTCTTTGGTTCTTCTAGTCCAGTGCAAAATGTATAGGTAAATGATTATATTTAGTCCTTGTTCGTTTAGCATTCACACtgtcatttttaacaataacctaaagatacaaaacaaaagacagCGGTTCTGACACTTGTACCAAACTGTAACGACCAACATACTGTAGCTCCAGCAATGAGAAGAACCAGGTACTCTTGTGACATCTCGTGACATCATGTCTTTTGGTTCCTTTAGATGTCTTTGGTCTAtgttgcattcatatttcaGCCAAACCGCACCCGAATCCATTTGGAAATGGACCAAGACCCACCTTTTCAACAACTTTCAGTCTGCTATTTGGTGCGCATCAAGGTTTGGATGGCAGCATtcacatttattcaaatgaaccACATTAACAAAACAAACGTGCCAGAGTTTGtttcaataaaaaacaaaccttacaagtgtaaacacaccctaaaacatcacaataatctacaagtaatgACTCTATCAATTAATATCTTGTGAAATAGTGACCTGTTTTCAAGCATGCCCTGTCTGTCCTCTTGCTTGGTCACATACATAGTTTCACCCTAACACTTACACTGTTGGTTGAGCCAAAGTTGTTATGTCAATCCAAGTTGGGTAATGCATAACGCATATAATATATGCAAAGAAAATGGCATGGTAATCTATATGCGTCTTCTTGTGTTATTCATTGCCTGTTTTCCAAACTATCATTTACAACACTTTGAGCTTGTCTGCACTGCATTATTAACGTCACCCTAGATTTACAGCTATGTGGGAACATTCTTCAAACAATACAAAACTCTCCACATGAGCCTTACTGATAATACTGCTAATGCTTTTCAAACacatgccatttttcaaaacactGATAGCCATTTATTTCTTGCACTCTCTCAGGAATATTATGGGTAAAGGGAGCCCTCTGGTGACTAAAATCTCAACTTGTAATGCTAGTAAATATGCCATTGTGAGATTTCCATTTAAATATAGCTCAAGTGCTATTGTTTTGAAATTATGGGTAATTATATGGTATGGGTAAGCAATTACATGGTAGATTTAACAGACAACAGAGAGAACAAGTAATTGCTAAAGACCCATTATTAAGTAATTTagtagtatattaaaatattttatttaaaattatgaagAAAGGAGTGTATATAATTCTTCTGTtgactataaatatattcatctatatattatgtgtttttattattaatagatttttatattatattatattatactatattattatattataatttaggCTATTACAATAGATGTAGCCaatatattatcagtatttGTCCTGATATCTGTCAGGCTGTATGACGATTTAATGCATGCTATTCCAAAAAAATCACTTACTTTAAAGCAAGTCACGCAATGAACAAATTAATTGTAGCATCCTTTTATATCACTGTTAAGGCTAAACAACACAGCGGTGAATCACAACTGCCCTGTCTattctctaaaaaaaacactttttatcaTAACAAGAGAGGAGGTTGATGATTCTCAGTAATGTAATTGACACGTTCCACAACCTAGTTTGTTTCTGGAAATAATATGCATGTTTATCAGACATGAGCATGCAAATTGGTCTAATGAAACTGTCCTGGCCATACTCAAGGTCATCTAATTATCAGCAACAATGAACAGGAAATCATCTTTGAGTTTGCACTAAATCAACGCTCCTATTCTTCCATGATGACAGTGCAGGCACGTCACAGGAAGAGTTTCTTCTGCTGCTCCAGCGACAGAGTAATAAATCTAAAACTGATACGTAACAGCACGCCCTGAGTCTCAAATGAACAGAAGCTATTTGGAAACCTTCTTCATTACATAGGCTCACCCATGTGCAGACACATTTGACAGAGCACTATTGCAGGAACTCAACGACTTAATTATGGAGTTTAAAATATAGATCACTACATCAATTAACACAACCACTGTCGTAACTCAAGCTCACTTCAGCCTACGCAGTTGCAGAGACGAAACTTGTTTTGGCTGGTGATGCCAAATGACCAAAGAAAAATGCTctgtggatcctctgcagtaaatgggtgccgtcagaatgagagtccaaacagctgataaaaacaaaacaataattcacaagtaattcacacgcCTCCAGTACATTGACTTGAGAAGCATAAAGCTGcgattgtgagaaacaaatccatcaataaggtattttaacattaaactgccacttctggccaaaatataactccataatacataataatccttcctccagtgaaaaagttcatCCGCTGTTGTTCTCTCACATTAAAATCTACTAACATATGTATTCAttttgaactgttttggactgttttgtttttgtaaacagtGCTAGATGGGTGcacatttctctcctgattcagacaagacaactTTTTCATTGGAGGaggcgttattatggattataacctcaacattttttttctggaagcaACGTTTTGAGGGTCTGTAgatgtgtggattacttgtagattattgatgtttttatcagctctttggactctcattctgacggcacccattcactgtagatttctctaaatctgttcagatgaaaaacaaactcagggctcaacgctaacaattttttttacttgttcaAGTAACTTTAAATGCGTTATACAAggtcaaacaaaaaataaaacaccatgtaaacttttcttaaaacagtGAGTTCCcatcagagatacattcatataaacccctgtttatatttccaatattttgcGCATTGTGAACCGTGATCTTGCTCtccctgctacagtattttttcttctttcaccATGTCTACATCGGACGCAAGCGGCGCGACACGACgcatcaaaatacagtaaaacccattataatcattgatgctgtctacactgaaCAGCACGACACAACAAATCCCTGAGAGTAAAACAGTGGCCCAAACGGGCCAGTGACAAATTCGTCAACTGTCCCAAGCGTCTTTTACACTGGCCCCGGGCCATCGGGCACTCCTTATTGTTGAGCCCtgaaactcatctacatcttggttggcctgaaggtgagtaaattttcagcaaatttttattttggggtgaactgttcctttaagaacaAGATGTGACATACTAAAATTAAAGATACTTATTGTGAGCTAACAGTAGATTCGTAAGGAAGTTACTAGGGGTCAAAGGGTGGAAAAACACTGGGAACAAAGCACGCTGCCAGCACTTATGCTAATCTAACCACCAACAGCTCTTCAGTGTGATTGTGAAATAAAGAGGCTGAATTCATTCCTCTTAATTGCTCTTCATTTGGCTATAAGACAAAATCTTTAATTGCTTTCCTCGCAGCCATCCAGCACGGTTGGCAACCAAAACAACGGTGAGCAAATTAGCCCCCAATCTGCAGCATCCCAATCGACGACGCAGAGAGGCCTCGTAATGAATTCCACCGGCTTTGTTCTGCCCACTCAACCCCTTTACGTCCAAGAGgcttgaaataaaatagtaaGATTCAAATCATTATAATGCATTCTCTAAAGAAACAAGACCTCCGATGACActctatttaatactgtacagggGTTGCCATGACAAAGACAGCAGTGAAATACTGGCCATGTCATGTCATTCTTGGAAGTGCATTCAAATTCATTTTGCTCACCTAGTGTTTTGCATGTACAGCCAATGCATATGAAGCCTGTTTAATATGATGCTTGACTACATTTGCCCGTAACTCTTTACAAAACAATCAGCTTGTTAAATAAGATTCAaattcaagaacaaaacaagaacAATTTGTCTCAGTTTTAGAGTAAgattttttacttattaatgGACTTGACACAGCATCTCTCTTTAAACACTCCCTCCATAAAAtcaaccatttaaaaatgtcactttCGAACTCCTTCTAAGCTTGTCGTCTCATTAGAATTTGATGTGTATTatctaaaaaacaattttgatttgcaaatgtttttgcagaaaaagccaattacatttttgggtgtgGCCAATGATGAGTATAATGAGTAATTGAACACCTGTACACCAAGGCAAATATAAAACCGAATTAATATTGGTTTCCAAGCCGAGAAGTCGTTTTGAGGATGCATGGAAAACTATGTCAAATTTCACCCATACATTGTCTACAAATGCACTTGGACCTGATAACACTGTAAATATACTGAATCTAGCTTTTGCTGGAGAAATCCCCGGTGAATATGTTGTATAAAGGAAAATGTGCTTACCTTAAAATATGAGTTTCTCATATTTTGCAAAACCGTAAGAATGATGTTTATTCAGTAAGTTTCAGAGGGgtcaacttttaaaaaactcCAAATACCACCcaaaaaatggccaaaatatGCTCtcaaatttgattattttggtCATGTTTTTTACAAACGTGCTTGGACCAGATAACATTGTAGTTAAATAGAGCGTTTTTATGACACATTATCAGCTGGCCAAATTGGCGGGACCAAACATAAACAGTGCCACTGAAACAAATGAAACTTGCATactttgctgattattgctgctgaaaatggtaaattattgttatgttttgggctgtactaatccgtcggaccagaaaaaaacatttggagtttCCAAAAACatctgccaaaagttataacaaatcaaggagaagagtgcagaaaactgtctgaggaacaaaaggcgtttgtggttggtgaaactgaaccaggatttccagggcaagaatgtTGACAAcctttgtgtttgttcttataatttccggAGTAGTAGGTAAAGTATCAGACTAATATcctaattaatactgctcgtatgtatctttaccacctataaactttagtttgtcaaaatattgtgccctttcctgcttacttgGTCCTTTCTCTacatgatttagcagcttccacacaatTTTCTATGGTTTAGacaacataaattagcagaacaacgtattcagtagtacattaaccgtgcaatccatgctattgtttacatccgagtatagccaatatggccgcgcatccggataactgaccaaatcgCGACGTAGGTGCAAACCGTCTATACTGAATTTAGCTTTTGCTAAACAAATCTCTGCTGAATGTCTAAATAAAAGTGCTTACCTGAGTTTCTGACgtttttaataaaacactagtagtttttgttatttatttatttatttatttaatttctgttgcTTGCTTTGGTCTCCTCCTCAGGTAATTTCTGCACTCCAACAAACTTGCAATCTAACTTCTATGGTTATTTAGTGTTTTGACGCTACTGAAAAGTATAGTGTATATGAAaagaatgcattatttaatgtaacattttaatctcCGAGATTCAAATCATAATTTGCACCTTATAAACTAATCCCGTGTAATGAATTGTGAATTAAATCCTTTGATAAAACACAGCTTTGATATTACTGCACTAGCATTAAGCTGTAACCAAATGTCTGACATCATTTTACCCGCTTTTAAAGTTAATAAACAAAACCATCAGTGACCATGCCAAAGTTTTCCTCAGCACGgacagtgttgaaaacagctgtgaaaCTCTCATCACTTGCCTCCCTCGGTGATGACAGACGCCCTCTGAACTTCCCGGCTGACCCTctgaactgcatttttaatgacCCGAGTCTGGCTCTCGGTCAGGTCCCGGTTCGCTCTGCCGTCATCGGACTCCTTGGGCTTCACGGTCACAATGTTTCTCCTGGAGAGCTTGGATGAGAACGTGCCCATGTGGAAAAGCAAATCCCCGAGTTTATCAACACCATGGGAGATAGAGTTGAAGTGACGACAATTGCCCAAAGAGTTTCCCTGTGTTTTCGATATAAGTCATCctagttcaaccataatgtcCTAATGTAGGCATATTACTGTAGGATATAACTGTAGGCAGTCCAGTTAAAAGCGCCATCGGCGGACGTGCGCGTCCTCGAAGGTGTTATTTCTATTACAGACACAGGGGGCGCTATAACCCTGTCTATTCTGACTAGTGGAGacgttttataaaaatacagtcccaaatatatgtgaccctggaccacaaaaccagtcataagggtcatttttttaaagtgtgatttatacatcatctgaaagctgaataaaaatgatttcctttgatgtatggtttgttaggataggaccatGCATGGCAGATATGcaactggaatctgaggttgcaaaaaaatcaaaatattgagaagatcgcctttaaagttgtccaaattaagttcttggcaatgcatattaccaatcaaaaattaagttctgatatatttacgataggaaatcgtaatgatctttacttaatatcttcatgatttttggcataaaagaaaaactgatcattttgacccatacaaagtattgttagctattgctactaatatacccgtgcaacttatgactggttttgtggtccagggtcacatataattgaGCAGATTCATTTAGAGCATCACGAAAGTGGTTTGTCTCTGCGtcgttttaaatgtttaaaaaagtaactcttACTTTCACAGCTTTATAAATcaaatctaaatgtttttacattcatATTGTTAGCAAATTTCTCTCAGTATGGTATGGAAAATaagattataaataaaataaaaattaaaaaataaaaaaaataaaattatgggGCCAGTGTATGTTTATAGACTGAACAAGTTTAATGTGATCTAGTTAAAAGCACTGTCAAACAcagtttatacaaaaaaaaaaaacagacatgtatagctattttttgtatatatgtacacattTTATTCAATACAATCCATTCCACACATCCATACTTCAAAATTAAGGCTCGGTCTACACCACACAGTTAATCCCAGTAAAATTTCATGTCAAACATCCTCACAAGCATTTTATGACAATTTCCTACCTTCAGAAAAAACACATCACAtcagtgtaaataaaacaggATTAAACGAGAATcttaagatttgtttaaaaaatcacTATATTACTATGCAATCTATGGACATAAACatcaaaatatgtaattaaaattacaaaattacaaaagaaaatgaaCTAAGATTTGATGTACCAAGAATACTTGTTTAACTAGTCCCTCTCTTTTGGTTGATATTTAAGTTACTATATTGCACAAATATAGCTTAACATCCCAGAGGATGATCAAGGATGTAaagtgtaatattaataataaatgaactgGACCAAattatttttccagaaaaataaaaagcctGAATGTGAGTGTTTACCAAAATATGTCTGGAAAGTTGATTCTAAATGCCTAACGAACATAACAGAATGGGAAAATAACTGCATCTTAAAGGTTACACTTTGTTAAGATAATTGAAAGAGTGTTTGtatgtgatttattttgataGTGAATTCCTGAAATTAAATTGAAGTAGCACAAAGGATGACAATTGTAATTGAAATGAAgtaattgcaaataaaatgtaataggCTAAGAATGAGAACCAATGTAATTCAAATTCCAGTTCAACATCATGTAAAGCCAGttcaattcaaattccaactgAAAGGCAGCTATGTTTCTTTTTGTCATATTAGCACCTATAAGACAATTTGGAAGTGTTAAATCAAAGCCATATATGAAACTATGATGGAAGCACTGGTGGCTTTAAAAGAGcagttcatcaaaaaatgaaaattctgtctttatttactcacttcatgtcatttcaaacctattttattttttgtgaattcTAGACTTGTGAAGAGTAGACTGATTCCAGTCACTTTTACTATaaggaaaagagcagcttgaacATTCTCTATAAATATCACCATTTGTGttcaatgaaagaaaaacagccAAACAGCTTTAAAAAGATATTAGgcaataatgacagaattttaattttggggtgaactgtccctttgaGATTAAATGGATGCAGCTGTAGAATAATGTTCAATCATGACCCAAACCATTTGCTTGTGTAGCATCTTGTGGTCTGAAGTTTTTCAGCTGCTCCATGAAACCTGGATTTGGACATGAGGCCGGTCGAGCTGATTTCACCAGCGCAAACGTGTCACCAAATGGCTGCTTTTCCTTCAACATCAGATATCCGATGACGACCGAGACAGAACGTGAAACTCCAGAATTGCAGTGGACAAGTACAACTcctttctgaagaaagaaacaaactgtCTAGTCAGACAGCAGGAAGAGAAATTGTTTCCAGAAGCTACGGGAATCCCTCAATGGAGGCATTTCATTTCACATCATTACATACTTCATTATAAAGCATGTAATTAATCCTATGCTAATTGCAAGGAATTACAAAATTGCGAGTTACGGGTGAGAGAACCACTTGCTGCTGAGTTGAGaagaacattatttgattaACTGAGCTGCTGTTTCCGTTCGCATCATAGACGACATAGTAAATTAGGGGACGGGAGGCACTACGCTCGTTTTACAAAGGAATGGAAACTTATTTCCAGCAGCCATTGTAATCATAAACCTTAGTGAATTTGAATCATGAGGCAGTGTCAGGTTAAGGGTGACTGGCGACACTATTTAGTAAAGAGGTTGTATGACAAACAATGGCCCGTTAGTGATATGATCTTTCTACAACTCGCTAAATAATGCATTGTGAAAACTCAGCATCCATTATTCAGCACGCCGCACGGTTACCTAGAATAACGGAGTTAGCCATTGGATGACCACGCAGTATCACATAGGCCAGGCGCTAAAGCCCAACACTCAGGAAATTACACTGAGAGAATGAAATATTGCTCTTATAATGCAGCCAGATTTCCATGTTGCATTATGCAAAAATGCAAGATCTGTGCAAAAACATTCTTGGACATGACATGTAATCATGAATATGCCATGAAACAAAAGGCAAATGTTACCTCAGCTTTAGCCTGGTCTATAAACTGTGCACACTCCTCGATGTGTGCTATGATATCAGTGTCAGGTAGGTCCAGTATGCTCAGTGTTTTATAGATGAACAAGTTAGGAAAGGCATTTTCCACACCATACGCAACATTTAATATATGTGTGACCTGAAATCAATGGAAACACATTATGAGTCTTAAAACAAAgttattttatgataaaataccaaaataataaACTCACATTACCTTATATTTCCTCAAAGTACCAAAGTCATGAGCTGCATCTTGTGACCCttgaaataaacataattaaaatgaatactcagaatagaatagaatagaatagaatagaatagaatagaatagaatagattaTCCTATGTGGGGGAAATTTTAAACTCTAATATCACAGCCAGAAATCAAcgttatacatataaaatataccaCACAATTCAATaacaatagcaataataataatagtaataataataatgcctaacaataatttaaaaggtctttaaaaatccaaatttattattataatgtatataaatgtatatagaattattttaataacgtTTTTatcaattgcattttatttttgtttataattttatttacatacaaCCTTAAATATCAATTTCATTTAATGCATACATTACatatacaacaaaaaaataaaataatatgtaaaataaaattctgcaATTACAcacattacatttcaaaaacattttatgaagaTTAAAGTCCAAAAGAGCAAACAGGCCATCCTGAGAGTTTATTACAgatttatttgtactttttaagtGTCAAATGAGAAGATGCACTACTTACCAAGTAATAGATATGGTTTAATATATCCAACCTGAAGATCCCAGTTATTATCCTGAACATATCCACATGCAGTTTCAGGCTGTGCTGTTTCTTCCACCACCTGTACAGTGGAACCTTTCCATGTCTCAATAATCCTCCTGCCGCTCAAAGTCGTTACTCTGGTGCATTGTTTCCGCAAATTAGCTTTGGAGAAGGATTTTATTTCTTGTGCAAGCGACTGCATCACATTTGCGGTGGAGATGTCTAAGGCAGAAATGTAAAAGGCTCCGAATTTGAGTTTGTGCTGTTAGACCGTTCGTTGCTCCCTCACTAGTAATGCCCGTCTACATTTCTGTGACCTCGATACTACCTGAAAACCGAGAGGATTCATTAGCGCACCTCAGCATAATTACCTGGGGAAGATCAAAACAATAGTGACACCCAAAGGAGACAAATATAACTGCATATGTGAACCTCTGCTAAAGCGATAGCTATTATTCACGTATTTATTTTCAGGGTAGTAATTTTCTGAGAGCAATTGGTTGCCGTTCGTCTCgccaaaacatttgaatacgtgttttttgttgttcttgttgttgcccctggtgaaaaaaacagcatatgctggtaggtatgttttgatgctgggatgctggttaggtatgttttgttgctggtttaagctggtcctttgctggtttatcctggtctttagctggtttatgttggtcctttgctggtttatgctggtataagaaccagcttaaaccagcatcaaaacatacctaccagcatatgctggatttttcaccaggggcgttttttttcttattctaaTTCTAATAGCATGATACATAACAACAGTACTTAGCCTATGTTTTGTTGGCTTCGAGTGATTTGACATGCATGATTAGGGTATAGCTATATCATATATAAAGGGGGTAgattactgattccaaattacatgacaaaagtTGTAAATAGTAACGTAATCCATTgcattacatattttatgtaatatgatcttttagattacttttgacttATCTCATTCATAGCATTGATTTAAAACGcataatcttgtaccatattgatataaaatacaaagtttaagaaaatatattccattcattgttattaacaacatgaagtgcattaaacattattattacatcAGGGTGTGACttgtgaaggaactgcagggtatttgtgagtttaatgaaaaactaataattaattaaattatacaaattttacAGTAagtcataaaatcaaaataaaacacttactaaaaaaagaaatatttgtttacctgcatgtcatgtgaccctTCGTCAGAGAacaatgaacatgcaaatgtatacttcattattaaaaaaatgttttagtttaaaatctcaggggtacttcaagtaaatatactgggtgaaagaggatcagatgagaaaaaaagtttagaaatttgtgaattaatgaatttgtgcattttattgtgtttgaaaTACGAAAGCCTTTTAAAGACGAAGAAATACATGGTTAAcctatataataattatgtaataattgaaataaaaatgaatgtgttcatCAATAGTTGATGCAATatagaaacatttcttaaactTGAAATTATTTTGTATGGTCAGGCCTGATTttgttgttataaataaataaaagatatgtagatatatagttataatatatgttatatatatatatatatagtttctttttctttttcttttcttcaacGTTATTTCTCTTTGTTAAAAGGAAAACTGGTTACACTGTGAAACAGTTTAACGAAGGCTGAGTATAACTTATAGTTTAAACATATTGTGTAATTGTACACATCCACATATTGTAAAGATAATCTTTGGTTACACTGAGCATTGTATGTAAGTGGAAGACTTTCTCAGTGTAAGCGGtaggctattttagaaaggaacatttaaaaaatgaaaatgagaaattagggagaatcaataatttatgaataatttgCTATTActattgctattgtgtaaataatatggaatcatgtaatcaataaaaaatatctgtAGTCTGACTAcgagtatttaaaaaatgtaatttaatctaattacacaTTCTTAAAttttgtaatctgattacgttatccagattacatgtaattagatactacccagctctgcataaataaataaattgggaTCTGCGCTTTCAAAACAATGTATAATGAAGCTTCGAAACCTTTGTGAATCTTATATTTTGAATCACTGGTTCGGACTTCAGAGCACTTCAAAATGACCAAGTCAAGTGATTTCAGTAAAACGAGGCCTCATTGAACATTTGTTTGGTTCACCCAGTGTATCCATCTTATTTTACCATAAGAGGGCATGgtcatttgttaattttatgggtttggcttccagtctcatccacacccagctatttttagctgtttaaAACAGCACGTTTTGCAGCTTGGTATTGCAAATAGGTGTCTTACTATATCATTTTGAAGTATTATCTTAATTGTGAActcactggtttgtagtgcgaacggttttaccgtttactgcacaatgctattcttctcgttatttccctatagtggctaatgaaccgaaagtctcgcccataggcttacttctgtgttatataataaggtggataggcCTAAAACACGTTTTAACTTATTTCAGGTCAGTTTTATTATGTCGGTtcagttttaatgatttaaataaactttaataaacaTGGGAGCGTCGTGGGTTAAATATTTCTAGTTGGCCTAAAGACCAAACACATTAAACAAGTAccacaaaatgtataaaataccACAGATTATATAGAAACATCATATTAAATGGTATTTAATGgtttgtaaattgtatttagCAGATTACACTTTTATAAACAATTGTAATTGGTTTGTAAATTGTGTCTTTGCACATTTTGGCCGGTTGACGTTGCATTTACACCATTTTGATCAGCAGGTTTCGCCAGAGGGTTTCAAAACTGAATCATTTTTCGAAGCTCAACTGAGTTTAAAAAGCTTTGTTTTATTGATCACTCATAAgagttatttatgtttttaacacaTAAAATAATCTCAGTTtcttatctaaaaaaaaatcaagaagactttaaactgaaaaaaaaaagttttccattTGCATCTATGTGTATGAAATTCACCGAATAAAATTATTAGcttcaaaataacttaaaaGTCAATAACCGCATCTTTTCAACAACTACTATCAACAGCACGAGGGGGGCGGAGGTCCTGCGGAGGGCTCCGGTCACATGACGCAATGACGTCGTTGCCGGAAGCAGCCTCGTTCTGGCCGTCAGGGCAAcacctagaaaaaaaaacacatcccCGACGACGCGCCTCAAGCCCATAATATGGGCGAATTTTAACACTAAAAACCTACTCGTTTCGGCACCTTACTCTTTAACACTACACGAGGATTCCGTTGGGTTGTGATTGAGCTCGTTTTAACGGTCGTTTGAGCCATGTCTCGGGGCGCGCTGCAGCCGAGCCAGCAGAAGCTGGCGGAGAAACTGACGATCCTCAACGACCGCGGCATCGGGATGCTCACCCGCATCTACAACATCAAGAAGGTGAGAATAAGCGctccatgcatgtgtgtttcaG from Labeo rohita strain BAU-BD-2019 chromosome 9, IGBB_LRoh.1.0, whole genome shotgun sequence encodes the following:
- the dusp19a gene encoding dual specificity protein phosphatase 19a — encoded protein: MQSLAQEIKSFSKANLRKQCTRVTTLSGRRIIETWKGSTVQVVEETAQPETACGYVQDNNWDLQVGYIKPYLLLGSQDAAHDFGTLRKYKVTHILNVAYGVENAFPNLFIYKTLSILDLPDTDIIAHIEECAQFIDQAKAEKGVVLVHCNSGVSRSVSVVIGYLMLKEKQPFGDTFALVKSARPASCPNPGFMEQLKNFRPQDATQANGLGHD